aaacaacaaccgaGGCTTCTCATGttgatttatttctctttttttttgtagcctACTCTAGCTCAAAATTAGAGTTCGACATGTTAAAGTTCtaagttaaataaattaaaaccgGAAAAGAACACTTTTATCCCTCCCTTCTCGGACCCTtattgaatagaatagaatagaatcaCATAGATTATCTTTATTATCACTTTCACATGTACAACGACATTAAGTGCATTCCTTGTCAGTGCTagatttcaaataaataaacaaaagtgaaaaatgaatacataataggaatattaaaaaacaggagagaaaattaaaaccaacaaaaaacataaacaaagaaaataacatcAAACTACATTTGCAAAAGTCCTCATGGCCGATGGGTAAAAGctgtttttgagtctttttgctGTGCATTCTGAACCGTCTCAAATGTTTTGTGTTGCAGGTGTGTCAAGTCATGCactatatttagtttattatgttgtttgtaCATGTGCTTAAAATGTACTGTAGCTATTTCACCAAAGCCATTTTTCCTCCTGTGTCTCCAGGTGATCTTTAGTAGCCATGGCTCGTACCAAGCAGACTGCCCGTAAGTCCACTGGAGGCAAAGCCCCCCGTAAACAGCTGGCCACCAAGGCTGCTCGCAAGAGCGCCCCGTCCACTGGTGGCGTCAAGAAGCCCCATCGCTACAGGTGagagtcatatatatatatatacagatatatatagatatagatatagatatacagtcgtggaaaaaaaatattagaccacccttgttttcttcaatttcttgttcattttaatgcctggtacaactaaaggtacatttgtttagacaaatataatgataacaacaaaaatagctgataaaagtgtaatttaagagccgatatttagccattttccatggttttcttgataatgattttggttattatttaaTCCCGAAGGAAGGAAATTCTTGCTCCAGAATGctccaagttacaaaaacaaccaaaatataggataatataagacaaacaaagaacaaaatacGTAACAATAacgatatataatataaacatgaataataataataataataaataataatacattttatttgtaatgcactttacattacaggaaatctcaaagtgctacaggttaaaagcataacattctaattataaaaattaaaaaaaacagctaaaaacagaaaacataacatGTCCGTACATGGTGTTAATCAGTCAGTCTGGTGTGTTAGCTCCTCCCTGCACAAAGGGAAACGAGGGAAATAGAGCACAAGATTAAGAATACTGTGTTAATCTGTTTACACCCAAGAAGGAATCATAAGTTCAGGTTATTTCAGCTGCTCCCATGTCACATTCTGCATGTGTAcatttctgctcctcctctgcaggCCTGGCACTGTGGCTCTGCGTGAGATTCGTCGTTATCAGAAGTCTACTGAGCTGCTGATCCGCAAGCTGCCCTTCCAGCGCCTGGTGAGAGAAATCGCCCAGGACTTCAAGACTGACCTGCGTTTCCAGAGTGCAGCCATCGGAGCTCTGCAGGTCAGTTCATCTAGAGAAACCATACGGACATGAATTAGcatatgtacactactggtcaaaagttttagaacacaccaacttttccagaatttaattgaaaatgatgcagtttaatgtctcagtgtactctgaagttaatgcacatttgcaacatttaaaattctttattgagcatgatagtgttttgaaagtaaaaaaaagattcaaaatcacattttatgttggactaaaggactaaaaaaagacacaaaatgaccaaaaaaagacacaaaatgacaaaaaaagacaccaaaagacataaaatgaccaaaaaaagacacaaaatgacaaaaaaagacaccaaaagacacaaaatgacaaaaaaaagacaccaaaagacacaaaatgaccaaaaaaaagacacaaaatgacttacaaagacatgaaaagaattcaaaaatggacaaaatagcccaagactccatagagttaagttgttaacccatttcttgttccctgaaaaaggcctacttgtataattctgaaatgtacattatttttcagttttggttaagcttacctttttttatttacctctggcagttcaccacttacctttggaccctttcaagctgttcatttgacttgaactgcttgaatttcaataaaaaactggaaaaattggggtgttctaaaacttttgaccggtagtgtatatacacaATGTGGAAAAAGCATTTCATAGGCATATAAACAGTGCTTTTAGATTTATTGAAGTTACTCTGTGCTCATACATTTCTGTAGACTGTAGACTGATTGCTAGGGCTTCACCTTACAATTCATTTCATAACAGTCAAGAGTACCATACTATAACTTCAAAGATAACTATAAATCTGTTATGTGTTGTGGTGACAGgcctattttttatattcttattctgttcttatatctgtgtgtctgtatcttgagctgctgtgatgactTAATTCCCCCATtacgggataaataaagtctgatctcATCATATTGTTTCCTCCCCTGCAGGAGGCCAGCGAGGCCTACCTGGTGGGCCTGTTTGAGGACACCAACCTGTGCGCCATCCACGCCAAGCGTGTCACCATCATGCCCAAAGACATCCAGCTGGCACGCCGTATCCGCGGGGAACGCGCTTAAAACGTTTTCTTTGTTGttctatctgtctatctctc
This is a stretch of genomic DNA from Centropristis striata isolate RG_2023a ecotype Rhode Island chromosome 4, C.striata_1.0, whole genome shotgun sequence. It encodes these proteins:
- the LOC131969481 gene encoding histone H3.3A, translating into MARTKQTARKSTGGKAPRKQLATKAARKSAPSTGGVKKPHRYRPGTVALREIRRYQKSTELLIRKLPFQRLVREIAQDFKTDLRFQSAAIGALQEASEAYLVGLFEDTNLCAIHAKRVTIMPKDIQLARRIRGERA